The following are encoded in a window of Verrucomicrobiia bacterium genomic DNA:
- the uvrB gene encoding excinuclease ABC subunit UvrB encodes MPVFQLSSKMKPKGDQPQAIEKLVRGFQEGKKEQVLVGVTGSGKTFAMANVIAQVGKPALVICHNKTLAAQLYSEMKDLFPENAVEYFVSYYDYYQPEAYIAHTDTYIEKDSSINDNLDRLRLSATSSVLSRPDTIIVASVSCIYGLGSPEDWKGMLVRLEKGQVFDRDAFIDALIGIQYSRVETELTRGTFRVRGNRVDLYPAYGQNPERIEFDAERVTSLVLLEKIKLTPLRELDQVAVYPAKHFVTPSERMEPALEGIRLELAQRIKELTLQGKDLEAKRLESRTRYDLEMLREVGFCSGVENYSRHLSGRAPGSTPSTLINYFPKDFLTLVDESHQTLPQIRGMFNGDQARKKVLVEHGFRLPSALDNRPLRFEEFERAIGQVLYVSATPSEYELSRADQKVEQIIRPTGLLDPEIEVRATEGQIDDLIGEIKARAKKNERVLVTTLTKKMAEDLSRYLKEAGIKVNYLHSEFDAFERVEILRDLRLQKYDCIVGINLLREGLDLPEVSLVAVLDADKEGFLRSDVSLIQTAGRAARNVNGKVIMYGDKITDSMKRAMDETSRRRRIQMDYNEKNGITPATIKKEIREGIEKWNDAEEMVAEVVGESQKEYEIKSYLAYLKKRMETAARALEFDKAARYRDEIRRLEEKEGVAESILKPRKA; translated from the coding sequence ATGCCGGTTTTCCAACTCTCCTCCAAGATGAAACCCAAAGGCGACCAGCCGCAGGCCATCGAAAAGCTCGTGCGCGGTTTCCAAGAGGGAAAAAAAGAGCAGGTGCTGGTCGGCGTGACCGGTTCGGGCAAGACCTTTGCCATGGCCAACGTGATCGCGCAGGTCGGCAAGCCCGCGCTGGTGATCTGCCACAACAAGACGCTCGCGGCGCAGCTCTACTCCGAAATGAAAGACCTGTTCCCCGAAAACGCCGTGGAGTATTTCGTTTCCTATTACGATTATTATCAGCCCGAGGCGTACATCGCGCACACGGATACCTACATCGAAAAAGATTCGTCGATCAACGACAATCTGGACCGGCTGCGGCTTTCGGCCACGAGCTCGGTTTTGTCGCGGCCCGACACGATCATTGTGGCCAGTGTTTCATGTATTTACGGTTTGGGTTCGCCGGAAGACTGGAAGGGCATGCTGGTCCGGCTGGAAAAAGGCCAGGTCTTTGACCGCGACGCGTTCATCGACGCGCTGATCGGCATTCAGTATTCGCGCGTGGAAACTGAATTGACGCGCGGCACGTTCCGCGTACGCGGCAACCGCGTGGACCTTTATCCTGCGTATGGGCAAAACCCCGAACGCATCGAATTCGACGCGGAGCGCGTGACCAGCCTGGTGCTGCTCGAAAAGATCAAGCTGACGCCGCTGCGCGAGCTGGACCAGGTCGCGGTGTATCCGGCCAAGCATTTCGTGACGCCGTCCGAACGCATGGAACCTGCGCTCGAAGGCATTCGTCTGGAGCTGGCGCAGCGCATCAAAGAGCTCACATTGCAGGGAAAAGACCTCGAGGCGAAAAGGCTGGAGTCACGCACGCGCTACGATTTGGAGATGCTGCGCGAAGTGGGCTTTTGCTCGGGGGTGGAAAATTATTCGCGGCATTTGAGCGGGCGCGCGCCCGGCTCCACGCCATCGACGCTGATCAATTATTTCCCGAAAGACTTTCTCACGCTCGTCGACGAATCGCACCAGACGCTCCCGCAGATCCGCGGCATGTTCAACGGCGACCAGGCGCGCAAGAAAGTGCTCGTCGAGCACGGTTTCCGCCTGCCGTCGGCGCTCGACAACCGGCCGCTGCGATTCGAGGAATTCGAGCGCGCGATAGGGCAAGTGCTCTACGTTTCCGCGACGCCGTCCGAGTATGAGCTCAGCCGCGCAGACCAGAAAGTCGAGCAGATCATCCGGCCCACGGGACTCCTCGATCCTGAAATTGAAGTCCGGGCGACAGAAGGGCAGATCGACGACTTGATCGGCGAGATCAAAGCGCGCGCGAAGAAAAACGAGCGCGTGCTGGTCACGACGCTCACGAAAAAAATGGCCGAAGACCTGAGCCGCTACCTCAAGGAAGCGGGCATCAAAGTGAATTACCTTCATTCGGAGTTCGACGCCTTCGAGCGCGTGGAAATCCTACGCGACCTGCGCCTGCAAAAGTACGATTGCATTGTCGGGATTAACCTTCTTAGAGAAGGGCTGGACCTTCCGGAGGTATCGCTTGTCGCGGTGCTGGACGCGGACAAGGAAGGTTTTCTTCGCAGCGATGTTTCTTTGATCCAAACCGCGGGCCGGGCGGCCCGCAACGTCAACGGCAAGGTCATCATGTACGGGGACAAGATCACGGATTCCATGAAAAGGGCCATGGACGAGACTTCCCGGCGCCGCCGCATCCAGATGGATTACAACGAAAAGAACGGGATCACGCCGGCCACCATCAAAAAGGAAATCCGGGAAGGCATCGAGAAGTGGAACGACGCCGAGGAGATGGTCGCCGAGGTGGTGGGGGAAAGCCAAAAGGAATATGAGATCAAGAGTTACCTCGCGTATCTGAAAAAGCGCATGGAAACCGCGGCCCGCGCGCTGGAGTTCGACAAGGCCGCCCGCTACCGCGATGAAATCCGCCGTTTGGAGGAAAAAGAGGGCGTTGCGGAGAGTATTTTGAAGCCCCGCAAAGCCTGA
- the nadC gene encoding carboxylating nicotinate-nucleotide diphosphorylase: MMTAERAPKAQKEKKASPVSSFIPSEKTRALLRAAFDEDFGRGDLTSELVVSKTAVATAKIFAREPGIFCGAPALLEIFKCADPALRAEFPVKEGAKFRKNTVVLILEGPVQSILRAERTALNLLGHLSGIATMTRAFVDAVKGYPVLILDTRKTMPLWRELEKYAVRAGGGRNHRMGLYDAVFVKENHRPYGDLKKLSGFKGSVEIEVRNREELREAVKLHPRVILFDNFPPFRLKQVVQIARRLAPETILEASGGITLENVGHYAAMGVDWISVGALTHSVRSLDFSLLLK, translated from the coding sequence ATGATGACGGCCGAGCGCGCCCCGAAAGCCCAAAAAGAAAAGAAAGCTTCTCCGGTTTCCTCGTTTATTCCGTCTGAAAAAACCCGTGCCCTTTTGCGCGCGGCCTTTGACGAAGATTTTGGCCGCGGCGATCTCACGTCGGAGCTTGTGGTCTCCAAAACCGCGGTCGCCACCGCGAAAATTTTCGCCCGCGAACCCGGCATTTTCTGCGGTGCCCCAGCGCTGCTCGAAATTTTTAAATGCGCGGACCCGGCCCTGCGCGCCGAGTTTCCGGTGAAAGAAGGCGCGAAGTTTCGCAAGAACACGGTGGTTCTCATCCTCGAAGGCCCCGTGCAGTCGATCCTCAGAGCCGAGCGCACCGCCCTGAACCTGCTCGGGCATCTTTCCGGGATCGCCACCATGACGCGCGCTTTTGTCGATGCCGTGAAAGGCTATCCGGTCCTCATTCTTGACACGAGAAAAACGATGCCGCTGTGGCGCGAGCTCGAAAAATACGCGGTGCGCGCGGGCGGTGGACGCAACCATCGCATGGGGCTTTACGACGCTGTTTTCGTGAAAGAGAACCACCGCCCGTACGGCGACCTGAAAAAACTCAGCGGTTTCAAGGGCAGCGTCGAGATCGAGGTGCGCAACCGCGAGGAGCTGCGCGAAGCCGTGAAGCTGCATCCGCGCGTCATCCTCTTCGATAATTTTCCGCCTTTCCGCCTCAAGCAGGTCGTGCAGATCGCGCGCCGGCTCGCGCCCGAGACCATCCTCGAGGCTTCCGGCGGCATCACGCTGGAAAACGTCGGCCATTACGCGGCCATGGGCGTGGACTGGATTTCCGTGGGCGCGCTCACGCACTCGGTGCGCTCGCTGGATTTTTCGCTTCTCCTGAAATAA
- a CDS encoding glycosyltransferase: MANPENSKSQASRSPRVLVVVPCYNEEARLPSDRYTEFMRREKDFGFLFVDDGSGDRTFDVLQKLAAQNPGSCQILKLEKNSGKAEAVRRGFVQGLTSGSDYLAFWDADLATPLEVLPTFLKIFEERPVLEMIFGARVKLMGHDIRRQTTRHYLGRIFATFASHTLRLEIYDTQCGAKMFRKTDTLVRMFETPFLSKWIFDVELIARFLKDKKPIRRDQIEALIYEMPLPAWYDVAGSKVKPGDFFKAIGELWRIRSAYK, translated from the coding sequence ATGGCAAATCCTGAAAATTCAAAATCTCAAGCCTCCCGAAGCCCCAGAGTTCTGGTCGTCGTCCCTTGTTATAATGAAGAAGCCCGCCTTCCTTCCGACCGGTACACGGAGTTCATGCGCCGGGAAAAGGACTTCGGATTCCTCTTCGTCGACGACGGCAGCGGAGACCGGACCTTCGACGTCCTCCAAAAGCTGGCCGCCCAGAATCCCGGCTCCTGCCAGATCCTGAAACTCGAAAAAAATTCCGGCAAGGCCGAGGCCGTGCGCCGGGGATTCGTCCAGGGGCTGACTTCCGGTTCCGACTACCTGGCCTTCTGGGATGCGGACCTTGCCACGCCTCTGGAAGTCCTTCCCACGTTCCTGAAAATTTTCGAAGAACGCCCGGTGCTGGAAATGATCTTCGGCGCGCGCGTCAAGCTCATGGGCCATGACATCAGGCGCCAGACCACGCGTCATTATCTGGGACGCATTTTTGCCACGTTCGCCTCGCATACGCTTCGCCTGGAAATTTACGACACGCAGTGCGGCGCCAAGATGTTCCGGAAGACCGACACGCTGGTCCGGATGTTCGAGACGCCCTTTTTGTCCAAGTGGATTTTCGACGTGGAATTGATCGCCCGGTTCCTCAAAGACAAAAAGCCCATCCGCCGGGACCAGATCGAAGCCCTTATCTATGAAATGCCTCTTCCCGCCTGGTACGACGTGGCCGGATCCAAAGTGAAACCCGGGGATTTCTTCAAAGCCATCGGCGAGCTCTGGCGCATCCGCAGCGCTTACAAGTAA
- a CDS encoding CHASE2 domain-containing protein gives MKPKDRRRNIEILLGAGLMLLLAALTSARGFEPFEKLFLDAHFRLQSGKKFPEDIAVIGIDEASLDVIGRWPWSRDLHAALIGLFRHESFQPAALGYDVLFEVKSTASPEGDELLVHQAGALEGRAVTAYFFEKGKPAAEEVNESKEKELERFALRVSGPAPEHLEEAQKVSLPFLDLARASSLAFVNTPMDTDGRTRHAQLLIRYKGKVYPSMDLLIALIYLRTNLADVHVERRGVVLEKSSRGRIVIPVDEEGKMIINYFGSSRVIPTYSFVQVMNEGKAWMEGGKPPPLLRALKGKIVLVGVTALGLGDRRVTPLAQYETGISLHAHAIGNILRGNFLVKASEPLAWGAFVLLGLTALWLTMQLPVQRALPAMLALGVLYFAATHFFFIQGLWLPMAGPVAEMTAVFIGVTCFRYFTALEELKRTQQQLIQSAKMAALGELSSGMAHEFRNILSSISLHVEYALRPGMPPDKTQKNAVMARQVIRNAVDILNGLLTFARKKESVKVRGNLKKTVEDALMLVEKDLAVRNVKVVLELQDVEDVAFDAGQISQVVLNMVQNARDAMEKQEDKRLVLRLARQPDGARIEIADNGPGIAPSVLKHLFQPFVTTKPEGHGTGLGLSVCHGIVENHGGRITVETSPAKGTAWSIFIPA, from the coding sequence ATGAAACCTAAGGATCGCAGACGCAACATCGAAATCCTCCTCGGAGCAGGCTTGATGCTGCTCCTGGCCGCGCTTACTTCGGCCAGGGGATTCGAGCCTTTCGAAAAACTTTTCCTGGACGCCCATTTCCGCCTTCAATCCGGGAAAAAATTTCCGGAAGACATTGCCGTGATCGGCATCGACGAGGCCAGCCTGGACGTCATCGGGCGCTGGCCCTGGTCCCGTGATCTTCATGCCGCGCTCATCGGCCTTTTCCGGCACGAATCCTTTCAGCCTGCCGCACTCGGGTACGACGTCCTTTTCGAAGTCAAAAGCACGGCTTCCCCGGAAGGCGACGAACTGCTCGTCCATCAGGCCGGCGCTTTGGAGGGAAGGGCCGTGACCGCCTATTTTTTCGAAAAGGGAAAACCCGCCGCGGAAGAGGTCAACGAATCAAAGGAAAAGGAACTGGAGCGGTTCGCGCTCCGCGTTTCGGGCCCGGCGCCGGAACATCTGGAAGAGGCGCAGAAGGTCTCGCTTCCTTTCCTCGATCTTGCCAGGGCGAGCAGCCTCGCCTTCGTAAATACGCCGATGGATACCGACGGCCGCACGCGCCATGCCCAGCTGCTCATCCGTTATAAAGGAAAGGTGTATCCGTCCATGGATCTCCTGATCGCCCTGATTTATCTCCGGACGAATCTCGCGGACGTGCATGTCGAAAGGCGCGGCGTGGTCCTGGAAAAAAGCAGCCGGGGACGCATCGTGATTCCCGTGGACGAAGAAGGCAAGATGATCATTAATTATTTCGGAAGCTCGCGCGTCATTCCCACGTATTCCTTTGTGCAGGTCATGAACGAAGGCAAGGCCTGGATGGAGGGCGGCAAGCCGCCGCCGCTTTTGCGCGCGTTGAAAGGGAAGATCGTTCTGGTCGGCGTCACCGCGCTCGGGCTGGGCGACCGGCGTGTCACGCCGCTTGCCCAGTATGAGACCGGCATCAGCCTCCATGCGCACGCCATCGGCAACATCCTGCGGGGCAATTTTCTGGTGAAGGCTTCGGAGCCGCTGGCCTGGGGCGCGTTCGTGCTGCTGGGGCTCACCGCGCTGTGGCTCACCATGCAGCTTCCCGTGCAGCGGGCCTTGCCCGCCATGCTCGCGCTCGGCGTTTTGTATTTCGCGGCCACGCATTTCTTTTTTATCCAGGGCCTGTGGCTTCCCATGGCGGGCCCGGTGGCGGAAATGACCGCGGTTTTTATCGGCGTGACCTGTTTCCGTTATTTCACCGCGCTGGAAGAATTGAAGCGTACGCAGCAGCAGCTGATCCAGTCCGCGAAAATGGCGGCGCTTGGAGAGCTGTCCTCAGGCATGGCGCACGAATTCCGGAACATCCTTTCTTCTATAAGCCTGCACGTGGAGTACGCGCTGAGACCCGGAATGCCGCCGGACAAGACGCAGAAGAACGCGGTCATGGCCCGTCAGGTCATCCGGAACGCCGTCGACATCTTGAACGGGCTGCTGACCTTCGCGAGAAAAAAAGAATCGGTGAAGGTCCGCGGCAATCTCAAGAAGACGGTCGAAGACGCGCTGATGCTCGTGGAAAAGGACCTGGCGGTCCGCAACGTGAAAGTGGTTTTGGAGCTGCAGGACGTGGAAGACGTGGCCTTCGACGCGGGCCAGATTTCTCAAGTCGTGCTGAACATGGTCCAGAACGCCCGCGACGCGATGGAGAAGCAGGAAGACAAGCGGCTTGTGCTGCGCCTTGCCCGGCAGCCGGACGGCGCGCGAATCGAGATCGCGGACAACGGCCCGGGAATAGCGCCGTCCGTCCTCAAGCATCTTTTCCAGCCTTTTGTGACGACCAAGCCCGAAGGCCATGGGACGGGACTCGGACTTTCCGTCTGTCACGGCATCGTCGAAAACCATGGCGGCAGAATCACGGTCGAGACTTCCCCCGCCAAAGGCACGGCCTGGTCGATTTTTATTCCCGCGTAG
- a CDS encoding bifunctional 4-hydroxy-2-oxoglutarate aldolase/2-dehydro-3-deoxy-phosphogluconate aldolase, with translation MNALKMIEENKLIAVIRSSSADDAEAMIKAAITGGFRIFEISMQTPQVIRLLETYSKKENFLFGAGAVTDGEMAQRAINAGAQFVSTPYTDDEVINVAKHNNTFVIQGALTPTEIINAYQLGADLVMVYPIAPSGGPQYLKAIRNSLPSVKLITAGGVNLDSLFEYLKDSIAVCIKQSLFERPLVRTDNWQEITERARQFNQKLETIKVSR, from the coding sequence GTGAATGCATTGAAGATGATCGAAGAAAACAAGCTCATCGCCGTCATTCGTTCCAGCTCCGCGGACGATGCCGAAGCGATGATCAAAGCCGCCATTACGGGCGGTTTTCGCATTTTCGAAATCTCCATGCAGACCCCGCAGGTCATTCGCCTCCTGGAAACGTATTCCAAGAAGGAGAATTTCCTCTTTGGTGCGGGCGCGGTGACCGACGGCGAGATGGCCCAGCGCGCCATCAACGCGGGTGCCCAGTTCGTTTCTACCCCGTATACCGATGACGAAGTCATCAATGTGGCCAAGCACAACAACACGTTCGTGATCCAGGGCGCGTTGACTCCCACCGAAATCATCAACGCCTATCAGCTGGGCGCCGACCTGGTGATGGTTTATCCCATCGCTCCTTCGGGCGGGCCGCAGTATCTCAAGGCGATTCGCAATTCTCTTCCTTCCGTTAAGCTCATCACCGCCGGGGGCGTCAACCTTGACAGCCTCTTCGAATACCTTAAGGACAGCATCGCGGTCTGCATCAAGCAGTCGCTTTTCGAGCGTCCGCTTGTACGAACTGACAACTGGCAGGAAATCACGGAAAGAGCCAGGCAGTTCAACCAGAAGCTCGAAACCATTAAGGTATCCCGGTAA
- a CDS encoding ArsC/Spx/MgsR family protein, whose product MSKITVYQKPTCTTCREVYKALQESGVAFDAVNYYVDPIPKTKLKELLKKMGIKGQELFRTKEEIYKKLKLSGRDVSDEEALDLMAKYPDLIQRPIVEKGAKAILARPAERLKEIL is encoded by the coding sequence ATGAGCAAGATCACCGTTTACCAAAAGCCAACCTGCACCACCTGCCGCGAGGTCTACAAGGCCTTGCAGGAAAGCGGCGTGGCTTTCGACGCGGTCAATTATTACGTGGACCCGATCCCGAAAACCAAGCTTAAGGAGCTGCTCAAAAAGATGGGCATCAAGGGGCAGGAACTTTTCCGGACCAAGGAAGAGATTTACAAAAAGCTCAAGCTCTCCGGCCGCGACGTGAGTGACGAAGAAGCCTTGGACCTGATGGCAAAATATCCCGACCTCATCCAGCGGCCCATCGTGGAAAAAGGCGCGAAGGCCATCCTCGCCCGGCCTGCCGAGCGTCTCAAGGAAATTTTATGA
- a CDS encoding CBS domain-containing protein, with translation MSQSKILVIDDEEDFLCLVEEILSGEGYEVVTAVNGKEALKTLEKIKPDVIILDIAMPKMGGIAFYHSIASRVDGKPRYPIIVMTGRNEFRNLFHDLPVSGFMTKPFKVPELLELIRSITEKKTVSHLQPSFAGEHETAETPPKPHEEAMPASHLPPSLVPHHFTKSILVQDVMSRRVITARAASSTLGMHEQISDKLSAVVEKLREYHIRHIPVVDNRFKLVGLVSEDNLLRHITPKRTEEGYYFEETELDSLILEHVMTPNPVTVRPEDPLYKAVSIMAREKYGALPVVDSDNTLVGILSQIDILKVMRIWLE, from the coding sequence ATGTCGCAGTCCAAAATCCTGGTCATCGACGATGAAGAGGATTTCCTCTGTCTCGTGGAAGAGATCCTGAGCGGCGAAGGCTACGAAGTCGTCACGGCCGTCAACGGCAAAGAAGCGCTGAAGACTCTCGAAAAAATCAAACCCGACGTCATCATCCTCGACATTGCCATGCCCAAGATGGGCGGCATCGCGTTTTATCACAGCATCGCCAGCCGCGTGGACGGCAAGCCGCGTTACCCCATCATCGTCATGACCGGACGCAACGAATTCCGGAACCTCTTTCACGATCTCCCGGTCAGCGGCTTCATGACCAAACCGTTCAAGGTTCCGGAGCTTTTAGAGCTCATCCGGAGCATCACGGAAAAAAAGACCGTGTCGCATCTTCAGCCTTCTTTTGCCGGGGAACACGAAACGGCCGAAACGCCGCCGAAGCCCCACGAAGAAGCTATGCCCGCTTCGCATCTTCCCCCTTCTCTCGTCCCGCATCATTTCACGAAAAGCATCCTGGTGCAGGACGTCATGAGCCGGCGGGTCATCACCGCGCGCGCGGCCTCTTCGACGCTCGGCATGCACGAACAAATTTCGGACAAGCTGAGCGCCGTGGTCGAGAAATTGCGGGAGTACCACATCCGGCACATTCCCGTAGTCGACAACCGCTTTAAACTGGTGGGGCTGGTTTCGGAGGACAATCTGCTGCGCCACATCACGCCCAAGCGCACGGAGGAAGGGTATTATTTCGAAGAGACCGAACTCGACTCGCTGATCCTGGAACACGTCATGACGCCCAATCCCGTGACGGTGCGTCCGGAGGACCCGCTTTACAAGGCCGTCAGCATCATGGCGAGGGAAAAGTACGGAGCGCTGCCCGTCGTGGATTCCGACAACACGCTGGTCGGCATCTTGTCGCAGATCGACATTCTGAAAGTCATGCGGATCTGGCTGGAATAA
- a CDS encoding L,D-transpeptidase family protein — MRLRFWTFILTFVLIAPAAYAAPAPESRPAAAEAKAAPQDPVPSRTPAPKAPDFRSLLEQARALADQKNWDDSEALYLKITQSPVVEDRIKAYEGLIEVYNKLRFSKKAGRVEKKLEEEKKFVERLVPAGDSYYQKYTVRKGDTYGKIAARNGISQKWLERANSGKLLKADDEILLPRTRYELVVDKASKTLTWKRGEEVIKTYSVSVGREGMETPEGEFRVEHKVKDPVWYWMKKEIPAGSVKNLLGTRWLGLNHKGYGIHGTRNPKSIGAAMSHGCIRMHNQDVEEIFPWIPVGTPVIIQNGAASPRSAG, encoded by the coding sequence ATGCGCCTGCGTTTTTGGACTTTTATCCTGACCTTCGTGCTGATCGCCCCGGCGGCTTATGCCGCGCCGGCGCCGGAGTCCCGTCCTGCCGCTGCCGAGGCCAAAGCCGCGCCGCAGGACCCGGTTCCGTCCCGTACCCCCGCGCCCAAGGCCCCGGATTTCAGATCGCTTCTCGAGCAGGCCCGCGCGCTCGCGGACCAGAAAAATTGGGACGATTCTGAGGCCCTTTATCTGAAGATCACCCAAAGCCCTGTCGTCGAAGACCGCATCAAGGCCTACGAAGGATTGATCGAGGTGTATAATAAATTGCGCTTTTCGAAGAAAGCCGGCCGCGTGGAAAAGAAGCTCGAAGAGGAAAAGAAGTTTGTGGAGCGGCTTGTACCGGCGGGCGATTCCTATTATCAGAAATACACCGTGCGCAAAGGCGACACGTACGGGAAAATCGCGGCCCGAAACGGCATCAGCCAGAAATGGCTGGAGCGCGCGAACAGCGGCAAGCTCCTGAAAGCGGATGACGAAATTCTTCTGCCCCGCACGCGTTACGAACTGGTCGTGGACAAGGCCAGCAAAACGCTGACCTGGAAACGCGGCGAAGAGGTCATCAAGACTTACTCCGTTTCCGTGGGGCGCGAAGGCATGGAAACGCCGGAAGGGGAATTCCGGGTCGAGCATAAGGTCAAGGATCCGGTCTGGTACTGGATGAAGAAGGAAATTCCGGCGGGGAGCGTGAAGAATCTTTTGGGAACGCGGTGGCTGGGGCTGAACCACAAAGGTTACGGCATCCACGGAACGCGAAACCCGAAAAGCATCGGAGCGGCCATGAGCCATGGCTGTATCCGGATGCACAACCAGGACGTGGAAGAAATTTTTCCCTGGATCCCGGTAGGCACGCCGGTCATCATTCAGAACGGGGCAGCCTCTCCGCGGAGTGCGGGCTAA